In Desulfosoma caldarium, the following are encoded in one genomic region:
- a CDS encoding potassium channel family protein yields the protein MRPLGKAFHAPRTCHHESWSSGDPGFIPGRRRLRPPWLYYSCGSTFVKALYMTAITRSTVGNTEFRPLDTRGRLFTAVLIEGGVSLAAYHIASGVG from the coding sequence ATGCGACCTCTCGGCAAAGCTTTCCATGCCCCAAGGACATGCCATCACGAGTCGTGGAGTTCTGGTGATCCTGGCTTCATTCCTGGCCGCCGTCGCCTTAGACCTCCCTGGCTATATTACTCGTGCGGCTCCACGTTCGTGAAAGCGCTCTACATGACCGCCATCACGCGCAGCACCGTCGGCAACACAGAGTTTCGTCCTTTGGACACCCGGGGCCGCCTCTTTACGGCCGTGCTCATCGAGGGCGGGGTAAGTCTGGCGGCGTACCACATCGCCAGCGGCGTCGGCTAA
- a CDS encoding acyl-CoA dehydrogenase, whose amino-acid sequence MHFELTEEQKMIQDMARKFAEREIAPIAAELDRTHRHPEEIVKKMGELGLMGITIPPEYGGAGMDYICYVLAMIEISKACASCGVIMSVCNSLYNFPVYTYGTEEQKQQFLTPVASGEYLGCYGLTEAGAGSDPARMRTTAVLDGNEWVINGEKKFITNGNVARYCVLAAVTDKEKGYKGISSFLVDLHNTPGFRVGRVEEKMGINASGTAELIFEDARIPKENLLGKEGEGFKQMLTTLDGGRIGIAAQAIGIGRAVLEEAIAYSKTREQFGRPIASFQAIQWKLADMATQLDAAELLTLRAAWLEQNNRGYEKEAAMAKMYASDTAMWAAMEGVQILGGYGYCKEYPMERHMRDAKITQIYEGTNEIMRLVISRGILGKI is encoded by the coding sequence ATGCATTTTGAACTCACCGAAGAGCAAAAAATGATTCAAGACATGGCGCGCAAGTTTGCAGAAAGGGAAATCGCGCCGATCGCCGCCGAACTGGACCGCACGCATCGCCATCCCGAAGAGATCGTCAAGAAGATGGGTGAACTGGGCCTTATGGGCATTACCATTCCGCCCGAATACGGGGGCGCAGGCATGGACTACATCTGTTACGTGCTGGCCATGATTGAAATTTCCAAGGCGTGCGCCTCCTGCGGCGTCATCATGAGTGTGTGTAACAGCCTGTACAATTTCCCGGTCTACACCTATGGCACGGAAGAGCAGAAACAGCAGTTCTTGACGCCGGTGGCCAGCGGTGAATACTTGGGCTGTTACGGACTTACGGAAGCCGGCGCGGGGTCCGATCCGGCCCGCATGCGCACCACCGCGGTCCTCGACGGCAACGAATGGGTCATCAACGGTGAAAAGAAGTTCATCACCAATGGGAACGTGGCCCGCTACTGCGTTTTGGCGGCCGTCACCGATAAAGAGAAGGGCTACAAAGGCATCAGCTCCTTTCTGGTAGATCTGCACAACACGCCGGGATTCCGTGTGGGCCGCGTGGAAGAAAAGATGGGCATCAACGCCTCGGGAACGGCAGAACTCATTTTTGAAGATGCGCGCATTCCCAAAGAAAACCTTCTTGGAAAGGAAGGCGAAGGTTTCAAGCAAATGCTCACTACCCTGGACGGCGGCCGTATCGGCATCGCCGCCCAAGCCATCGGCATCGGACGAGCCGTCCTGGAAGAAGCCATCGCCTACAGCAAGACTCGGGAACAGTTCGGTCGACCCATCGCTTCCTTCCAGGCCATTCAGTGGAAGCTGGCAGATATGGCCACTCAGTTGGATGCAGCGGAGTTGCTGACACTTCGAGCGGCGTGGTTGGAACAGAACAATCGGGGCTATGAGAAGGAAGCCGCCATGGCCAAGATGTACGCCTCCGACACGGCCATGTGGGCCGCTATGGAGGGCGTTCAGATTCTGGGTGGTTACGGCTATTGCAAAGAATACCCCATGGAACGCCACATGCGCGATGCCAAAATCACCCAGATCTACGAAGGCACCAACGAAATCATGCGGCTTGTCATTTCCCGCGGTATTCTAGGAAAAATTTAG
- the rpsU gene encoding 30S ribosomal protein S21 encodes MTEPEATESFEKKIRKLRKDFQKNVQPVLRRHNYYLSKGERRRIKRKKAIKRIQRRMRRLQGL; translated from the coding sequence ATGACCGAACCGGAGGCTACGGAGAGTTTTGAAAAAAAGATCCGCAAACTGCGCAAGGACTTTCAAAAGAATGTGCAGCCCGTCCTGCGGCGACACAATTACTACCTCTCCAAAGGGGAGCGCCGCCGGATAAAGCGGAAAAAAGCCATCAAAAGGATTCAGCGCCGAATGCGGCGTCTACAGGGCCTGTGA
- a CDS encoding enoyl-CoA hydratase/isomerase family protein: protein MAFQNILFDVHDHVALVTVNRPKSLNALNPATLDELKRAIDQVREDDGLRVLVLTGAGEKAFVAGADIGEFPKMNALQARLFAQKGQDVFFALEELPKPTIACVNGFALGGGLELAMSCDFIYASEKAKFGQPEINLGIIPGFGGTQRLARLVGRAKAKELCMTGEMIDAATALQWGLVAKVFPAETLVDETLKTAKTLASKSALALRAIKFVIDRGVDADLRAGCSLEVEAFGLCFASEDAKEGALAFLEKRKPNFKGSFIA, encoded by the coding sequence ATGGCATTTCAGAACATTCTTTTTGACGTGCACGATCATGTGGCCCTTGTGACCGTCAACCGTCCCAAGTCTCTTAACGCCCTGAACCCCGCAACCCTCGATGAACTCAAGCGCGCCATCGATCAAGTGCGCGAAGACGACGGGTTGCGCGTTCTGGTCTTGACGGGAGCCGGAGAAAAGGCTTTTGTGGCCGGAGCAGACATCGGTGAGTTTCCCAAGATGAATGCTTTGCAGGCCCGCCTTTTCGCTCAGAAAGGTCAAGACGTCTTTTTTGCCCTGGAGGAGCTACCCAAACCCACGATCGCGTGCGTCAACGGGTTCGCATTAGGCGGGGGACTGGAATTGGCCATGAGTTGCGATTTCATTTACGCCTCGGAAAAAGCCAAGTTCGGCCAGCCGGAAATCAATCTGGGCATCATTCCCGGCTTTGGTGGCACACAACGTCTGGCACGGCTCGTGGGACGCGCCAAGGCCAAGGAGCTGTGCATGACAGGGGAAATGATCGACGCCGCCACGGCTTTGCAATGGGGACTGGTGGCCAAGGTCTTTCCCGCCGAAACCCTTGTGGACGAAACCCTCAAGACGGCCAAGACCTTGGCGTCCAAAAGCGCTTTGGCTCTGCGGGCCATCAAGTTTGTCATTGACCGGGGTGTGGACGCAGACCTCAGGGCCGGGTGCAGCCTGGAAGTTGAAGCCTTTGGCCTGTGTTTCGCCAGTGAAGACGCCAAGGAAGGGGCTTTGGCCTTTTTGGAAAAAAGAAAACCCAACTTCAAGGGCTCTTTCATCGCCTAA
- a CDS encoding chemotaxis protein CheW codes for MSMMTAKAEEERKDREGKYLTFSLGGEEYGIGILKVKEIIGMMPITPVPQTPDYVKGVINLRGKVIPVIDLRLKFGMESMDYNERTCIIVVEASGLAAGRVMMGLVVDSVSEVVNIKEEDIEDTPTFGTRLAAEYILGMAKAGENVKILLDIDRVLTSQEMSVLEKVA; via the coding sequence ATGAGCATGATGACGGCCAAAGCTGAGGAGGAGAGAAAGGATCGCGAGGGCAAGTACTTGACGTTTTCTTTGGGTGGGGAAGAGTACGGCATCGGCATTCTAAAAGTCAAAGAAATCATCGGCATGATGCCCATCACCCCTGTTCCCCAAACTCCGGACTACGTCAAAGGGGTCATCAACCTTCGAGGTAAGGTGATTCCGGTGATCGACCTGCGGCTCAAGTTCGGTATGGAAAGCATGGACTACAACGAACGCACCTGCATTATTGTGGTGGAAGCGTCAGGATTGGCGGCCGGGCGCGTCATGATGGGTCTCGTGGTGGATTCCGTTTCCGAAGTGGTCAACATTAAGGAGGAAGATATTGAGGACACTCCCACCTTTGGCACACGCCTTGCCGCGGAATACATTCTCGGCATGGCCAAGGCAGGAGAAAATGTGAAGATCCTCTTGGACATTGACCGCGTGCTCACAAGCCAAGAGATGAGCGTTCTGGAAAAGGTGGCTTAA
- a CDS encoding acetyl-CoA C-acetyltransferase, whose translation MEHAVIVSAVRTPIGSFGKSLANIPAVQLGVIALKEALARVALVPEQVDEVILGNVLQAAQGQNPARQVAVHAGIPHEVPAYTINKVCASGLKSVILAAQAVALGDAEVVVAGGIENMSASPYALTQARWGHRMGHGQILDLMIHDGLWDIFNNYHMGITAENVAAHYGISREAQDRFALASQTKAEAAIKEGRFKEEIVPVIIPQRKGDPMVFDTDEHPRFGTTLEALAKLPPAFKKDGTVTAGNASGINDGAAILVVMSEKKAASLGLTPLGLIRSYASAGVDPAMMGTGPIPASRKALKKAGWSVAQLDLVEANEAFAAQALAVNKAMEWNPDIVNVNGGAIALGHPIGASGARILTTLLYEMKRRQARRGLATLCIGGGQGCALTIER comes from the coding sequence ATGGAACATGCTGTCATCGTCAGTGCCGTTCGAACCCCGATTGGTTCTTTTGGAAAATCGCTCGCGAATATTCCCGCCGTGCAGCTGGGTGTCATCGCCCTAAAGGAAGCTCTGGCACGGGTCGCGCTTGTTCCTGAGCAGGTGGACGAAGTCATTTTGGGCAACGTCCTTCAAGCAGCTCAGGGACAAAACCCCGCGCGCCAAGTGGCCGTGCATGCCGGCATTCCCCATGAGGTTCCTGCGTACACCATTAATAAAGTGTGCGCTTCAGGCTTGAAGTCCGTAATCCTCGCGGCCCAGGCCGTGGCCCTGGGAGACGCCGAGGTGGTCGTGGCCGGCGGCATCGAAAACATGAGCGCCTCTCCGTATGCCCTCACCCAAGCTCGTTGGGGCCACCGCATGGGCCACGGGCAGATATTGGATCTCATGATTCACGACGGCTTATGGGATATCTTTAACAATTACCACATGGGCATCACGGCGGAAAACGTGGCCGCTCATTACGGGATCAGCCGAGAGGCACAAGACCGGTTTGCCCTGGCTAGCCAGACCAAGGCTGAAGCCGCCATCAAGGAAGGTCGCTTTAAGGAGGAAATCGTTCCCGTAATAATTCCCCAGCGCAAAGGCGATCCCATGGTGTTTGATACGGACGAACACCCACGATTTGGAACAACCCTTGAAGCCTTGGCGAAGCTTCCACCCGCTTTTAAAAAGGACGGAACGGTGACGGCGGGCAACGCCTCCGGAATCAATGACGGAGCGGCCATTCTCGTTGTCATGTCCGAGAAAAAAGCGGCCTCCTTGGGACTCACACCTTTAGGCCTCATCCGCTCTTACGCGTCGGCCGGCGTCGATCCCGCCATGATGGGAACGGGCCCCATCCCCGCCAGTCGCAAGGCTTTAAAGAAAGCCGGTTGGTCTGTGGCGCAGTTGGACTTGGTTGAAGCCAACGAAGCCTTTGCGGCCCAGGCTTTAGCCGTAAACAAGGCCATGGAATGGAATCCGGACATCGTCAACGTCAACGGTGGAGCTATCGCTTTGGGGCATCCCATCGGTGCTTCCGGCGCGCGCATTCTGACGACCCTCCTTTACGAAATGAAACGGCGTCAGGCGCGTAGGGGGTTGGCCACATTGTGTATCGGCGGCGGCCAGGGCTGTGCCTTGACCATTGAACGTTAA